GGCGCGGCGGGCGTTCAGCACCTTGCGGCCGCCCTTGGTCTTCATGCGCACCAAAAAGCCATGGGTGCGGGCGCGACGGGTCTTGGAGGGTTGGTAGGTACGCTTCATG
This genomic window from Aquabacterium sp. A3 contains:
- the rpmH gene encoding 50S ribosomal protein L34; the protein is MKRTYQPSKTRRARTHGFLVRMKTKGGRKVLNARRAKGRKRLAV